The sequence AGCCGGCCCCGTGCTCATGGCCTCCCGCCACCTCGCCCGCGTCGCGACGGATGCCGACGACTACCGCCGCGTCTACCGCGAGGTGCTGTCGCGCGCGACCGTTCCCGTGGTGCTCCACTGGCTCGGCACGGCGTTCGACCCCGAGCTGGCCGGATACTTCGGAGCCGACGACTGGCAGACGGCATCCGCGGTGCTGCTCGATGTGATCGCAGAGAACCCCGACAAGGTCGCCGGCGTCAAGATGAGCCTGCTGAACGCCGAGTCCGAGATCTCGGTGCGGGAGCGACTGCCCGAGGGCGTGCGCATGTTCACCGGCGACGACTTCAACTACGTGAGCCTGATCGGCGGCGACACCGTCGGCGACGGCGCGGGGCACTCGGACGCACTGCTCGGGGCGTTCGCGGCGATCACCCCGGTGGCGTCGGCGGCGATCCAGGCGCTGGATGCCGGCGACCCGGAGGCGTACCTGCGCATCCTCGGCCCGACCGAGGAGCTCAGCCGACAGGTCTTCGCCGCGCCGACCTTCTACTACAAGACCGGTGTCGCCTTCCTCGCCTGGCTGAACGGGCACCAACCGGCGTTCCAGATGGTGGGAGGCCTGCACTCCGCGCGCAGCCTGCCGCATCTGAGCCGCATCGTCGAGCTCGCCAACGCCTCGCTCGCGCTCGAGCAGCCCGACCTCGCCCGCGAACGGTGGCACGGGATGCTGCGCCTGAACGGAGTGGACGCGTGAGCGCCGTGGATCCGCGCCTGTCGATCAACCAGGCGACCATCAAGTACGCCGACCTGGCCACGGCCCTGCGGGTCACCGCCGACGCCGGCATCCAGGCGATCGGACTGTGGCGCGAGCCGGTCAACGAGGTCGGCCTCGACATCGCGGCCCGGATGCTGTCGGACTCGGGGCTGCGCTTCACGACCCACTGCCGTGGCGGCTTCTTCACGCTGCCGGCCGGGGCGGAGCGGGATGCCGCGCTCGACGACAACCGTCGGGCGATCGAGGAGACCGCGACCCTGGCCGCCGCCGGTGCCGAGGGCTCGACCGCGGTGCTCGTGCTCGTCGCGGGTGGCCTGCCCGAGGGGTCGCGCGACCTGATCGGGGCGCGCGAGCGTGTCCGCGATGCGATCGGCGTTCTCGCTCCCGAAGCGAAGGCCGCGGGGGTCACACTCGCGATCGAGCCGCTGCATCCGATGTTCGCCTCCGATCGTGCGGTCGTCTCGACGCTCGGTCAGGCGCTCGACATCGCCGCCGATTTCGAGCCCGAGGTGGTGGGGGCGGCGGTCGACACCTTCCACATCTGGTGGGACCCGCAGGTGCTCGAGCAGATCGCCCGCGCGGGTCGCGAAGGCCGCATCGCCACCTACCAGGTGTGCGACTGGAAGACGCCCCTCCCGTCCGACGTGCTGCTCTCGCGGCATTACACCGGCGACGGGGTGATCGACTTCGGCTCGCTCACCCGTGCGGTCATCGCGACCGGGTACGACCGCGACATCGAGGTCGAGATCTTCAACGCCGACATCTGGGCGGATGCTCCTTCGAACGTCGTGCGCCGCACGGCTGACACCTTCGCCGCGGCCGTCTCCCCGCACCTCGGATGACGCCCGCCGGTCGCCGGCAGGAACGGGACTGAGAGGATGACGCCATGACCCGCACCCGCCCCGGACTGTGCTCGGTGACCTTCCGCGCGCTCGCGCCCGAGCGGATCATCGAGCTCGCAGCGGATGCCGGGCTCGAGGCGATCGAGTGGGGCGGCGATGTGCACGTGCCGTCGGGAGACGTTATACGCGCCGGGAAGGTCGCCCACCTCACCGCGGACGCGGGCCTCGCGGTCGCGTCGTACGGGTCGTATTTCCGCGCCGGAGCGGACGAGCCCCTGACCCCGGTGCTCGACAGCGCCGAGGCCCTCGGAGCCGATCGTGTGCGCATCTGGGCAGGCAGGATCGGCTCGGATGCCGCGACCCCCGACGACTGGAGCGCGGTGGTCGACCGACTGCAGGCCGCGGCAGCAGAGGCGGCGGCCCGCGGCATCGCTCTCGCTCTCGAGTTCCACTCCCGCACGCTCGCCGACACGGCGCCGACGACGCTGCGGCTCCTCGCCGAGGTCGGCAGCCCGGCGCTGTCGACCTACTGGCAGCCGACGGTCGGAGCCTCCGTCGACACCGTGCTGGAGGAGTACCTCGCGCTCGCCGCGCACACGCGGGCGGCCCACGTCTTCTCCTGGTGGCCACAGGACGAGCGGTTGCCCCTGCGCGCGCGGGACGCGCTGTGGACCCGGTTCTTCGCGGCGGCGGCATCGGCCGCGGCGCCCCCACGGGATGCGCTTCTCGAGTTCGTGCCCGGCGACGATCCGGCCCTGCTCGCCCGCGAGGCGGCAGCGCTGCGCGACTATCTGGAGAGGCCCGCGTGACGAATTTCCGGGAAGTAGGCTCGGAGTCATGACCAACCCCGCATCCCCCGCGGAGCGGCCGTCGTCGGAGCGCGCCTCACGTCATCCCCGCGGCCCCGCGCCCACGCTGCACGACGTGGCTCGCGAGGCCGGTGTCTCCTTGGCCACGGCCTCGCGCGCGCTCAACGGCTCGGAGCGCAAGGTGGCCGAATCGTTCCGCGAACGCGTCGAAGCCGCAGCGGCGAAACTCGGCTACACCGCCAACGTCTCCGCCCAGGCGATCGCCCGGGGCACGTCGCCCGTCATCGCCCTGCTCGTCGCCGACATCGCCGACCCCTACTTCGGGCTGATCGCATCCGGCGTCGCGCGTGGTGCCGACGAGCACGGACTGGTCGTGACCATCGCGATCACCGAACGCGATCAGGAGCGGGAAGCGCGGATCGTGCGCGCTCTGCGCGGCCAGCGTCCGCGCGGGCTGATCCTCGCGGCCTCGCGCACGCAGGAGCCCAGGGAGGTCGACACCGCGCACGAGCTCGCCGAGTTCGCCCGCCTGGGCGGCACGGTCGTCGCTTTCGGGCCGGACGGCGACGCGGATCGGCGCATCGAGATCGACAACCGTTCCGGCGCCGAGGCGCTCGGTCGGCGGATGGCCGAGCTCGGCTACCGCTCAGCGATCGTGCTCGGCACCGCCGAGGGCGTGCGCACCTCGGATGATCGTCTGGCCGGTTTCCGCGCCGGGTTCGAGGCCTCCGGGGGCGCGGTGGAGAGCGTGCGGCGGGGGGACTTCCGGCGCGAATCGGGTGCGGCGGGCATGGCGGCCGCCCTCGCCGACGGGGTGCCGGCGGGAACCCTCGTCTTCGCGATCAGCGATGTCGTCGCGATCGGTGCGATGTCCGCCATCCGCGAGGCCGGTCGCGAGATCGGCGCGGACATCGCCGTCTGCGGCTTCGACGACGTGCCCGCGAGCAGCGACGTGTCCCCGGCGTTGACGACCGTCCGCGTACCGCTGACCGAGGTGGGCTACCAGGCCTTCCGCGCGACGGTCGACGCCGATTGGGAGCAGTCGCCGCTCCCGCTCGAAGTCGTCGTGCGGGCGAGCACTCCCGCGATCCCCCGATGACCCGCGTGGTGCTGGCGCCCGACAGCTTCAAGGGCACGCTCACGGCGGCCGACGCCGCGGCGGCGCTCGCCGAGGGATGGACCGCGGTCGATCCGGCCGCGGAGTTCGTGCATCGACCGATGGCAGACGGCGGCGAGGGCACGGTCGCCGCGTTCGAGGCCGCGGTCCCCGGTGCGGTTCGGATGCCCGTGGTCGTCGACGGGCCTGCCGGCACCCGCATCGACACCTCGTGGCTGCTGCTGCCGCCGAGCAAGGGTGCGCCCGCGGGAACCGCGGTGGTCGACCTCGGCTCGACCTCCGGAATCGAGCTCCTCGACGAGCTGCGGCCCTGGGATGCCGACACGACGGGCCTCGGCCAGGCCATGGCCTCAGCCCTCGATCACGGTGTCTCGTGTCTCGTGGTCGGCATCGGATCGAGCGCCTCGACCGACGGCGGCACCGGGATGCTCACCGCGCTGGGTGCGCGGTTCCTCGACGCGTCCGGCGCCCCCGTGGCCCGCGGTGCCCGAGGGCTCGCCGAGATCGCCTCGGTCGACCTGACGGCGTTGCGAGCGGCGCCCGAGGTGCGCGTGCTGACCGACGTCACCAACCCGCTCACCGGCCCGCGGGGTGCCGCCGCGGTCTTCGGGCCGCAGAAGGGGCTGCGTTCGGCAGAAGACATCGCCCTCGCCGACGACGGTCTGCGCCGCCTCGCCGACCTGCTGGGCATCGACCCGGCGGGGGAGGGGTACGGCGCGGCGGGAGGCACCGGTGCCGCGCTCGTCGTGTGGGGCGGTGTGCTCGCACCCGGCGCCGCCGAGGTGGCCGAGCTCATCGGCCTCGCCGACGCGATCGCCGACGCCGACTTCGTCATCACGGGCGAAGGCTCCTACGACGGACAGTCCGGCGACGGCAAGGTGCCCTCGTTCCTCGCCGGCCTCGCCGCCGTCGCGGACACCCGCGCGCTGCTCGCCGCCGGGCGCATCACCGCGGATGCGGACACCGCGCTGTTCGCGGCATCCGTTTCTCTCACCGATCTCGCCGGCTCCTCCGAGGCCGCTCTCGCCGACCCCGCGCGCTGGCTGCGCGAGGCCGGCGCCGTGCTGGCTCGCCCCGCCGCCTCCTGAGGTGCTTCTCGGCGTTTCCCCGTCGAAAACCAACCATCCGACGTAGGGTTCGCCCTCTGCTACGATCAGCGCAGAATACCGGTTGTTCGATCGAATGGACTGAGCCGGCTTCGCTCGATCTAGTGGAGATTGTCCGTGAGTCCTGTCCGTTCGCGCCGTCGCGCTGCGCTGTCCGAATCGCACCGGGGGCTCCGGTCCCGCATGCTCCGCACCGGCGGGGTCCTGCTCACTGCACTCGCGCTGATCGCCTCCTCCGCAGTGCCCGCCGTCGCCGGCGAGATCGCACCCGCGACCCCGACGATCGTCACCGCAGCAGCATCGGACCTGGTCAGCGACGACCCCGCGGTGGTCTCGGCGGCCCACGGAGCGCAGATCAGCACCGAGCTCGGTGACGTCTCGTCGCGCGACGCATCGTCCGACGATGCCTCCACCGATGATGCCTCCGACGCCGAGCCGCCGACCCCGGATGCCCCGGCAGCTCAGTCGCGCATCGTCGATGCGGCAGCGACCGAGGCGGGCCCGCCGGAATCGAGCTACGGCGAGGTGGTGAGGGTCACCGTCTCCGGACGCTTCGTGACCCCCGCAGGCGCGGCGGCTATGGGCGTGAACCTTCGGGCAGAGGCCATCTACGGCGATGGTCCCGGCCTGCTGGCTCAGATCACCACCGGTGCGAACGGGACGTTCACGATGAACGTGGAGACGGCGCGTCCCTTCTACCTCCTGGTGACCCCGGGCGCGGGCTACGTCCCTGGGACGATCGGCACCGACCGCAAGATCCTTCCGGGCAACTGGTCGGAGGGTCAGTGGGTCCTGGAGCCCGTCGCGGCCGTCTCGACGCTGGGCGACGTCGCGCTCGTCGCCGGACAGCAGGTGTCGGGAACCGTGACGGTCACCGGTCCGCTGTCGCCCACCGAAGCTCGGCTCCAGTTGTCATCGGACGGTGCGCAGTTCGAGCAGCCGCTGTCGATCCAGACGGGCTCGACGCCCTGGTCGATGACCGTGCCCAAGGGTACGTATCGCGCCTCGGTGAGCGCCTACGGGCCGGGCATCCAGGGCTACCACGGAGGCACCTCGTACGAGACCGCGAAGCTGATCGTCGTGAACGGCGCGGTGCCGAACATCGGGATCGGTGTGACCGTGAACTCCCGGACGATCTCGGGCACGGTCCGCGACCTGAAGGGGAACCCGGTCGAGGGTGCCGGTGTCATGCTGAACCCGCGCCCGTGGGTGCCGGGGAGCCTCTCCCGGTCCGCCTCCACCGCGGCGAACGGCACATACACCCTCATCAACATCGTGCCAGGTACCTACGATCTGAGCTTCTACGGCTCCGGACCGGTCACGTACTGGCCCGGGGTCAGCAATTGGGCGGATGCCGGGACCATCACCGTCACGAGCGCGTCCGCCTCGCTCACCGGCCACAACGCCACGGTGACGGCCGGGGTGCGCATCACCGGGCGCTCCACCAATCCGGACGGGACTGCTCGACAGGGCGACTCGATCTCGTTCACCCGGGCGGGCAGCGACGACGTCGCGTCCACCGTGACCGGCGCCGACGGCTCGTACTCGTCCTACAACCTGCCGGCCGGCGACTACACCGTCGGTCTGAGCCACGCCGGCTCCGCAGGGGCGCCGCAGCAGTGGTACGACGGCAAGAGGAGCGCCGCCGAGGCCAATACCGTGCGCGCGACGACGGACGGCGCGGTCTACGGCGGCATCGACTTCGTCGCCGTGAAGGGCGGCTCGATCACCGGTACCGTGTCCTTCGCGAACGGCGTCGCGGTGAACGGCGCCACGGTCTCGGTCTACGCCGCGCATGACACCTACCAGCCCGTCGCCACCGCGACCACGGATGCGCAGGGCCGATACGCGGTCAAGGGTCTCAACCGCGAGAACTACGTCGTCAAGGTCACCTCGGGCTCCAGCGGCGTCGCCGACGTCTGGTTCGGGGCCAGTGCCGACGATCCGGCCGCCGTCGTGATCGAGCTCGGTCTCGATGCGACGTTCCGCGCCGATGTCACCGCCGTCCTCGGCGGCACGATCAGCGGAAGCCTCACACCGAGCGTCGCAGGTGAGACGTACTGGGTCACGCTGACCAGGCAGGACGGCTCCGCGCAGCGCTCGATCGCGGTGCCGACCACCGACGGCTCCGCCGTTGCATGGGAGGTCTCCGGCCTGACGGGCACGTGGATCGCTTCGGTCGACGATGTCTACTGGAACGGCGCCGGCTCGCCCGATGGGTTCACGCCGATCACCGTCGCCCCCGGTCAGGTCTTCGGCGGCGTCGACATCGATCTGCGCAAGGACCTGAACGTCACCGGAACGCTGAGGACCACAGACGGATCGGAGATCGCGCGCGTCGACGTGACGATCGAGCGCCAGGACGGCGAGTGGTGGAACTACGTCGACTCCTCGTATGTGACCGGCACGAAGTTCGGGTTCTCCGTGGAACCGGGCGTGTATCGGGTGCGCACCTCGGGATACTCCCCGAACGGCGACGCGCTGCGTGAGACGACGACGCCTCTCACCGTCGTCGCCGGGACGCAGACGGTGCTCGACATCACGACCCAGCGGGGCTGGACGATCAGCGGACGCCTGACCGACGCCGCGACGGGTGAGCCGGTGTCCGGGGCATCCGTCCGGGCGCACTCGCTCGTCACCTACTCGTCCGCCTACGGCACGACCCAATCCGATGGAAGCTACCGAGTCGTGGTCGGGGCCCCCGGGGCCTGGGATGTCGTCGCGGCGGAGGGCTCCACCACCTACTCGGCTGCGACACGGCGCGTCACCCTCGCCGGCACGGATCTCACGGACATCACCTTCGCGCTCGCCAAGGGTCAGCGGGTGAGCGGCCGGGCGACCGGCGAGAACACGACGAATCCGCTGCCCGGCATCCAGGTCGATGTCTGGAACGCCGCGGGGGAGATCGTCGCCTCGGCGACCACCTCCGGCGATGGCACCTATCGCACTCCCGCCCTGGCCGACGGCACCTACACCGTGCGCTTCGTGAACTGGAACGGACTGTACGTCGAGGAGTGGTGGAAGGATGCCACGACCTCGGCAACCGCGACGAAGATCAGCGTCGCGGGCAAGCCGGTCACGGCCGTCGACGCCTCCATGCGTCTCGGCGGCGTCATCATCGGGTCGGTGCTCGACGCCGACGGCGATCCGCTCGCGGGGGCGACGGTCGGTCTCGCGACGCTCCCGGATACGGGGATCGGGGCGTTCATCGCACCCCTGACGCAGATGTTCGGTGCCACGCCCGGGGGAACGATCCTCGACGTCGAGACCACCACCGATGCGGACGGGACCTACACGCTGCCACCGGTGGAGGCGGGATCGTACGGGTTGTACGTCTACTCGCCGACGACGGGCACGACGTGGTTCGACGGCAAGAAGACGTTGAGCGAGGCGGATGCCGTCGAGGTCTCCGCCGGAGGGACCGTGAGCGTCCCGCTGCAGCTGCGTGCGCTCGCCTCGGGGGAGGAGCCGCGCACGCCGGAGCAGTCCATCAGCGACGAGTTCACGATTCAGCGACAGCCCGCCGACGTCACCGTGACCGACGGTGAGACTGCGACCTTCCGCGCCGCCGCGTCGGGTGCGACGGCACCGACGATCCGGTGGGAGAAGCGCAAGTCGGGTGCCTCGGCATTCACGACGATCGCGGGCGCGACCGACTCGACGCTCGCGCTGACCGGAACGCTGGCCGACTCCGGCACAGCGTTCCGCGCCGTCTTCACCTCGGATGGAGCGACGAAGACCACCGACATCGCGACGCTGACGGTCATGGCCAGGCCCGCGGTGCCGAAAGCGCCGACGGTGCCGGTCGTGTCGAAGCTGCAGGACGCGGCCGCACAGCTCGACTGGACCGCGCCCGCCTCGGGAGGATCTCCGATCACCGGGTACTCGGTGCGGATCTACACCGGGGGAGCGCTCGTCCGAGAGATCGCCGTCACCGGTGAGTCCTTCTCGCTCACCGGGCTCACCGCGCAGACGACCTATGCGGCGTCTGTGACCGCGGTGAACGCGGTCGGCAGCGGTGTGGAATCGCCGCGGGTCTCGTTCACCACGCTCAAGCCCCTGACGGTGCCGACCGCTCCGACCGCGGTGTCGGCCGTTCCCGGCGACGGGCAGGCCGTGGTGTCGTGGAAGGCACCGACCTCGAACGGCGGGTCTGCGATCACGGGCTACACCGTGACGGCGTCGCCGGGCGGTGCCAAGGTGACGACGACGGGTGCGACGACCGGAACGGTCACCGGACTCACGAACGGCACCGCGTACAAGTTCCTCGTCACGGCGACGAACGCGGTGGGGACGTCCGTGCCGTCGGCCGTCTCGGAGGCAGTCACCCCCGTGGCCGCGCCGAAGGCTCCCGGTGCCCCGACCGCGGTCACGGCGGTGGCCGGCAACGGACAGGCGACGGTGTCGTGGAAGGCCCCGGCCTCGAACGGCGGGTCTGCGATCACGAGTTACACCGTGACGGCGTCGCCGGGCGGTGCCAAGGTGACGACGACGAGTGCCACGACCGGGACGGTCACCGGGCTCACGAACGGAACGGCCTACACGTTCACGGTCACGGCGAAGAATGCGATCGGCACGTCGATCGCGTCTGCCGCCTCTGCGGCCGTGACGCCGACGACCGCCCCGACCGCTCCGGTTGCCCCGACCGCGGTGTCGGCGGTGGCCGGCAACGCTCAGGCGACGGTGTCGTGGACGGCATCGGCGTCGAACGGCGGGTCCGCGATCACCGGTTACACGGTGACAGCGCAGCCCGGCGGCAAGACAGCCACGACCACGGGTGGCACGACGGCCACGGTCACAGGCCTCGCGAACGGGACGGCGTACACGTTCACGGTGAAGGCGACGAACGCGGTCGGCTCCTCCGCGGCCTCCACCGCATCCGCCGCGGTCACGCCGAAGGCCGCCGTCGCCGCGGTTTCCCGTCAGTCGGGTCCTGGTCGGTATGAGACGGCGGTGGCGGTGTCGGTGGCGTCGTTCCCGACGGCGGGCGTGCCGGTGGTGTATCTCGCGAACGGGCGGGACTTCCCGGATGCGTTGGCGGGTGCGGCGGCGGCGGGGCACTTCGGTGGTCCGGTGCTGCTGACGGAGCCGGGGGCGTTGCCGCCGGTGGTGGCTCAGGAGTTGGCGCGTCTGAAGCCGCAGAAGATCGTGATCCTCGGTGGCACGGGTGTGGTGTCCGAGGCGGTCAAGAAGCAGGCGGGTGCGTACACGACGGGCGGTGTGACTCGTCAGTCGGGGCCGGGTCGGTATGAGACGGCGGTGGCGGTGTCGGTGGCGTCGTTCCCGACGGCGGGCGTACCGGTGGTGTATCTCGCGAACGGGCGAGGCTTCCCGGATGCGTTGGCGGGTGCGGCGGCGGCGGGGCACTTCGGTGGTCCGGTGCTGCTGACGGAGCCGGGCGCGTTGCCGCCGGTGGTCGCGGCGGAGCTGGCGCGTCTAAAGCCGCAGAAGATCGTGATCCTCGGTGGCACCGGTGTGGTGACCGAGGCGGTCAAGAAGCAGGCGGGTGCGTACACGACGGGCGGTGTTTCCCGTCAGTCGGGTCCTGGTCGGTATGAGACGGCGGTAGCGGTCTCGGTGGCGTCGTTCCCGACAGCTGGCGTGCCGGTGGTGTATCTCGCGAACGGGCGGGACTTCCCGGATGCGTTGGCCGGTGCGGCCGCGGCGGGGCACTTCGGTGGTCCGGTGCTCCTGACGGAGCCGGGGGCGCTGCCGCCGGTGGTCGCTCAGGAGCTGGCGCGTCTGAAGCCCCAGAAGATCGTCATCCTCGGTGGCACGGGTGTGGTGACCGAGGCGGTCAAGAAGCAGGCCGAGACCTACGTCAAGCGCTGACGACAGAATTCACGGGATTCGGAGTTCGTTGATCGGTTCTCGACGGCTCGCCAGAATCGCCGGAGCGATGGCAGCGACGAGAGCCGTGTTCACAGCGACCACCGCCAGCGCTCCGGTGAAGGTCGCCCCTGGCCAGGGGTCGCCACTCGCGGCGAGCGCGACGAGCGAGATGCCGATTCCGATCCCGGTGCCGATGACGCAGAGCACCGCGGTTTGCATCAGGAGGAGGGTGATGATGAGCGCGCGACTCGCCCCGAGCGCCCTCCTCCGGCCGAAATCCTTTCGCCTCATCAGCACCAGGCCGTACTGCAGAACAGCGACCAGAAGGGCGGTCAGAGTGAGGAGAGCGATCACGAGGCCTCGGGAGAATCCGCGGAGTTGCGCGTCGATTAGTCCTCGCAGATCGGCCAGCGCCTCACTCGTCTGTACCTTCGTCTTCGAGGCGTCTTCGACGCCGAGCAGAGATACGACTGTCTCACTGATCGGGCCGACGAGTTCGGGTGACGTGGCGATGACGATAAGGACAGCGATTCGCTCGTCGCCATCGACGGGGTGTGGGACCAGCGCCAGAGGCTCGAATCTCCGAAGAAATTCTGGAACCTCAAGTCGCCCGCCTATGCCGAAGGCGCCGCCCGAGTCGACGATTGAGACTCCACCGACGAAGTCTGGAGTGCCGAGCTGCTCCGCTGCCTGATCCGACTCCCAAACCAGGGCGCCTGGTAACGGGGACTCATGGGGTATTCCTAGTCGCTCGAGGTCGGCGCCGTAGGCGAGGCGAACGGGAACGTGCGCCCCGCCTGGCACGCGCGAATTGGTGGCATCCACCGCAGCCGACAAGCCCGCGGCCCACTCGATCCCTTCGATCCCGTCGATCCGGTCGAGAACGTCGGCGGTGAGGCCGGAATCGGGATCGGCGCGGATCGTTATCGAGCGCGTGCCTGCGGAGTCGATGGAGTTGAGAACGTTCTGCTCGGCTCCGACGGTGCGCCCGGTGGTGAGCATGACGACGACGATCATGCCCACGACCATCAGGACCGTGATGAGGGAAGCCACCGGTTGGGAGCGGATCGCCGCTCGCGATTCGCGGAGAACAGGACCGATCACAGTGTGATCTCCCGGTCGCACGCGCTCGCGACCTCGGGGGAGTGCGTGACGATGATGACAGCGGCCCCCGCGCGGGCATGATCCTGCAGTGCCTTGACGACGACGCTTGCCGTCGTCGGGTCCAAGTTTCCCGTGGGTTCATCGGCCAAGAGAATGTCCGGCGCGTTGAGGAGAGCCCGGCAGAGAGCGATGCGCTGTGCCTGACCCCCGGACACTTGCCCGGGTTTGCGTTGCGCCGGCACATCGACACCGAACCGCGCGAGAAGCTCGTGTCCTCGCG is a genomic window of Microbacterium maritypicum containing:
- a CDS encoding ABC transporter permease, giving the protein MASLITVLMVVGMIVVVMLTTGRTVGAEQNVLNSIDSAGTRSITIRADPDSGLTADVLDRIDGIEGIEWAAGLSAAVDATNSRVPGGAHVPVRLAYGADLERLGIPHESPLPGALVWESDQAAEQLGTPDFVGGVSIVDSGGAFGIGGRLEVPEFLRRFEPLALVPHPVDGDERIAVLIVIATSPELVGPISETVVSLLGVEDASKTKVQTSEALADLRGLIDAQLRGFSRGLVIALLTLTALLVAVLQYGLVLMRRKDFGRRRALGASRALIITLLLMQTAVLCVIGTGIGIGISLVALAASGDPWPGATFTGALAVVAVNTALVAAIAPAILASRREPINELRIP